In the Dolichospermum flos-aquae CCAP 1403/13F genome, AATTTTTCAATGTGTAAGGAATGTGAAAAGGAATATCAAGATGTCGAAAATCGTCGTTTTCATGCCCAACCTGTGGCTTGTTTTGAATGTGGACCGCGTGCATGGTTAGAAAGGGCTGACGGTAAACCTGTTATCTCTGATATGTTTTCTATGTTAGATGATGTGGATGCTGTTTGTACTTTATTACAAAAGGGTGAAATCGTTGCTATTAAAGGTTTAGGCGGTTTTCATTTAGCTTGTGATGCCACTTTAGAAAATGCAGTTTTAAAACTCAGAAATCGTAAACAGCGTTATCATAAACCTTTGGCTTTAATGGCAAGGGATATTAATATTATTTCTGAATATTGCTATATTAATGAGTTGGAAAAAGAATTATTAACAAGTCCTGCTGCACCTATTGTTTTATTAAATATTAAAGATAATAGTAAATTAGCATCTGACCTAGCCCCAGGACAAAATACCCTGGGTTTCATGCTACCTTATACGCCGCTACATCATTTAATTCTCAGAAGAATGAAAGTACCCATAGTTTTAACTAGTGGGAATATTTCTGATGAACCACAATGTATAGATAATGAAGATGCAAAAGATAAATTATCAAAAATAGCTGATTATTTTCTTTTACATAATCGAGATATTGTTAATAGAGTAGATGATTCCATAGTTAGAGTTATTGATAATCAAATACAAACCCTTAGACGTGCTAGGGGATATGCACCAGCACCGATTAAATTACCACCTGGATTTGAGAAAATACCGCCAATTTTAGCCATGGGGAGTGAGTTAAAAAATACCTTTTGTTTATTAAGAGAAGATGAGGCGATTTTATCACAACATTTAGGAGATTTAGAAAATGCGGCTGCTTTTAATGCTTATCAAGAAATATTGAATTTATATCTGAATTTATTTGAACATAAACCAGAAATAATTGCTATTGATAAACATCCAGAATACTTATCATCTAAACTAGGTAAAGAACTAGCAACGGTTAATAATATTAAATTAGCAGAAATTCAACATCATCACGCTCATATAGCCGCTTGTATGGCAGAAAATCAAATTTCTTTAGATACAAAACCAGTATTAGGAATAGCCTTTGATGGTTTGGGATATGGAGAAGACGGTACATTATGGGGAGGAGAATTTTTATTAGCAGACTATCAAAATTTTCAACGTTTAGCCACATTTAAACCTATGCCCATGATAGGAGGAAAACAGGCAATTTATCAACCTTGGAGAAATACATACTCTCAATTAATTAATGCTTTCACCTGGGAAGAACTTAAAGAAAAATACAGGGATTTAGAAATAATCAAATTCTTAGAACATAAAAACCCTAGACTACTCAATCAAATCATAGAAAAAGGTATTAATTCACCCTTAACATCATCAGTAGGTAGATTATTTGATGCAGTTGCAGCCGCAATAGGTATTTGTCCAGAACAATGCAGTTATGAAGGACAAGCAGCCATAGAAATGGAAGCAATAACTGATATCAATATTTTAAACAATGATAAAGAAAGTCTAAATTATTCCTTTAAATTTAAAAAATTAGATAGTATTTATTATATAGATACATCCCCAACATGGCGAGAAATTCTTAATGATATTAAACAGCACATCTCATCATCAATAATAGCTGCGGGATTTCATAAAAGTTTAGTTATTGCTATTGTAACAATGGTTCAACAACTTAGACAAGAACATCAATTTAATCAAGTAGCATTAACAGGAGGCGTATTTCAGAACCAAATTCTATTACAACAGGTAAAAATGCGACTAGAAAAATTAGAACTTAATGTATTAACTCATAGTATAGTACCCATAAATGATGGCGGATTATCACTAGGACAAGCCGTAATTGCAGCCGCTAAATACTTAAAAGAAATAACATAAAAACCTCTGTTGTCTCTGCGTGAAATAAATCTTAAAAAAGGAAAACTAAAATGTGCTTAGGAATACCCGGACAAATCACAGAAATAACCAACTCAGAACATAAACTAGCCATAGTTAATATTGGAGGAGTCAAACGCCAAATAAACATAGCCTGTATAGTTGACGAACAACACCCCCCAGAAACTTGTATAGGAGATTGGGTATTAGTCCACGTCGGTTTTGCCATGAACAGAATCAACGAACAAGAAGCCGCAGAAACATTACAATTATTGCAAGAAATAGCCCAATCTTATCCTTAAAATCTCCTTTATTCCTTTGCGTCTTTGCACCTTTGCGCCTTTGCGCGAAACAAAAATTATGAAATATGTAAACGAATTTCGTAACCCAGAAAAAGCCCTCGCTTTACAACAAGAAATAACCAAACTCAGCCAACAAATAGACAGACATTTAAAAATAATGGAAGTATGTGGAGGACATGCCCATGCTATTTTCAAATACGGAATCGAAGAAATATTACCCGATAATATTGAATTAATTCATGGGCCGGGTTGTCCAGTGTGCGTCATGCCTAAAGGGAGAATAGATGATGCGATCGCACTCTGTCAACTACCCAACATCATATTTACCACATTTGGCGACGCAATGCGCGTACCCGGTGCAAAAACCAGCTTATTGCAAGCCAAAGCCCAAGGTGCAGATATTCGCATGGTTTATTCACCCTTAGATAGCCTGAAAATAGCCAAAGAAAACCCCCATAAAGAAATCATCTTCTTTGGTTTAGGCTTTGAAACCACCGCCCCCAGTACAGCATTTACCATCCTCCAAGCAGCCGCAGAAAATATCACTAACTTTAGTATGTTTTCTAATCATGTATTAGTAATTCCTGCATTACAAGCATTATTAGAAAATCCCGATTTACAACTTGATGGTTTTGTTGGTCCTGGTCATGTAAGTATGGTCATAGGCACAGAACCTTATGAATTTGTTGCCCAAAAATATCATAAACCCATCGTTATTTCTGGCTTTGAACCATTAGACATCTTCCAATCAATTTGGATGTTATTAAAACAAATAGTAGAAAATCGTTGTCAAGTCGAAAATCAATATAATCGCTTAGTAGAACCTAGGGGAAATAAAAACGCCTTAACAGCCATAAATAAAGTATTTGCAGTCCGTGAAAAATTTGCATGGAGAGGTTTAGGAGAAATCCCCAATTCTGGTTTTAAAATCCGCGAAGAATATGCCCAATTTGATGCAGAAGCTAAATTTACAATTCCTAATTTAAAAGTAGCAGATCATAAAGCTTGTCAATGTGGAGAAATTCTCAAAGGAGTTTTAAAACCTTGGCAATGTAAAGTATTTGGAACAGCTTGTACACCAGAAACACCCATAGGAACTTGTATGGTTTCCTCCGAAGGTGCTTGTGCAGCTTATTACAAATATGGGCGACTTCCAACTATGGCAAAAAGAGATAAATCAGGTGTATCAACCGAACCTATATCAGTCTAAATTACACAATTTGAGGAAAATGATATGCCTTTTGTAACTGTCCAAATTGGTAAAGGTCACTCCATAGAAAAAAAGCGAAAATTAGTTAAAGCTGTAACTGATGCTTTAGTTTCTGCTTTAGGAACAAAACCCGAATGGATAACCGTACATATTGACGAATTTGAACGGGAAGATTGGGCAGTTGGTGGCGTTTTACATTACGATAAACATAATGGTAGACATGAAGAAACGGGTAGGTAATTAATTAATAATGACAGGCATCTTGCCTGTCCCACAGGAAAAAAATATAATTACAAAGCAATTTTAAAAATGACAATCAACTCTCATCAAAATCCCCTTTTCCAAAAAATTGAGCAAGTCCGTCGTCGTCAAGGAAAGGTAAGAGATACTCATATTAACTTATCCCATGGTAGCGGTGGTAAAGCTATGAGAGATTTAATCGCCGATATCTTTGTTAAAAGTTTTGATAATCCCATTCTTTCCCAATTAGAAGACCAAGCCACATTTGATTTAGCCAATCTTTCCCAATATGGAAACAGATTAGCATTTACCACAGACTCCTATGTAGTAGACCCCTTATTTTTTCCCGGTTCAGACATAGGAGAACTAGCAATTAATGGCACAATTAACGATTTAGCTGTGAGTGGTGCAAAACCTTTATATCTTACCTGTAGCGTCATTTTAGAAGAAGGTTTACCAGTAGAAACATTACGGCGTGTAGTTGCCAGTATGCAAAAAGCAGCCCAAAAAGCCGGAGTGCAAATAGTCACAGGAGACACAAAAGTTGTTAATCGTGGTTGTGCTGACAAACTATTTATTAATACTGCCGGAATTGGCATAATTCCCCCAAACATTGATATTTCTCCCCGCAATATTCAACCAGGAGACGTAGTAATTATTAACGGTGAAATTGGCAATCATGGCACAGCAATATTAATTGCTAGAGGAGAATTAGCATTAGAAACAGATATAGAAAGTGACTGTCAACCATTACATGAATTAGTCGCCGAAATTATCAAAGTTTGCCCGCAAATTCACGCCATGAGAGACGCAACCAGAGGAGGTTTAGCCACAGTATTAAACGAATTTGCCCACACAGCCAACCTAGGAATACGCATTCATGAAAAAGCAATTCCTATTCGAGAAGAAGTAAATGGAGTTTGTGAAATCTTAGGTTTAGAACCCTTGTATTTAGCCAACGAAGGAAAATTAGTCATTATTGCCCCTCCAGAAAAAGCCGATTTAATTTTAGCAACAATGAAAAACCACCCCACAGGAAAACAAGCATCTATCATAGGTGAAATTATTCCCACACCACCAGGAATAGTCCTCTTAAAAACCGCCTTTGGTGCAGAAAGAATCATAGATATGCTAGTAGGAGATCAACTGCCAAGAATATGTTAGAATCTATAAATTACGTAGGTTGGGTTGACAAAATAAACCCAACACTTCCAACATTTTTGCGGTTTTGTTGGGTTGCGCTATCGCTTAACCCAACCTACAAATTCACTTCTTTTCTCTGTGTCCTCTGTGCCTCTGTGGTTCGTTTAAAAAAGTATATGCACGAATTAGGAATCACCCAAAACATCATCGCTATAGTTAGCGAAAACGCCCAAAATAAAAAAGTTCAAAGAGTATTATTAGAAATTGGCAAATTATCAGCTATTATGCCAGATGCAATTAAATTCTGTTTCGATATTTGCGCCCAAGGTACAATAGTCGAAGGGGCAATATTAGAAATATTAGAAATACCCGGAATGGCTAAATGTCGTCAATGTAGGACAATCTTTCCGATAGATAAACCTTTTGGAATTTGTCAATGTGGTAGTGTGCAATTAGATATCATAGCTGGTGAAGAATTAAAAATCAAAGAAATTGAAGTGGAGGAATTATGTGTGTAACTTGCGGCTGTTCTGATGATAATCAAATGACAATTACAAATATGGAAAATGCAGATCATCATACCCATACTTTAGCAGATGGAACTGTAATAACCCATTCTCATCATCATGAAGAAGCACCCCAAATTCATGCTAAAATTCATAATACAACAATATCTTTAGAACAAGAAATTTTAGGTAAAAACAACTTATTAGCTGCCCAAAATCGCGGCTGGTTTAAAGGTCGAAATATTCTGGCTTTGAATTTAATGAGTTCTCCAGGTGCGGGAAAAACGACATTATTAACTCGGACTATTAATGATTTAAAAGATAAATTATCTATTAGCGTGATTGAAGGTGATCAAGAAACTACTAATGATGCGGAAAAGATTAAGCAGACAGGTTGTAAAGTCGTGCAAATTAATACGGGTACAGGCTGTCATTTAGACGCATCAATGATAGAAAGAGGTTTGCAGGAACTTAACCCACCATTAAATTCTGTGGTGATGATTGAAAATGTCGGAAATTTAGTTTGTCCGGCTTTATTTGATTTAGGAGAAGCCGCTAAGGTGGTAATTTTATCGGTGACGGAAGGGGAAGATAAACCAATTAAATATCCCCATATTTTTCGCAATAGTGAAGTTATGATTATCACAAAAATTGATTTACTTCCCTATTTACAATTTGATGTTCAACGTTGTATTGAATATGCAAAACAGGTAAATCCCAAAATACAAATTTTCCAAGTTTCTGCTACTACTGGGGAAGGTTTGGAAAGTTTGTATAATTATTTCCTTCCCAGTCTTTGACTGGGAATGTTATCAAGAGGCTCTGCCTCTGCTATCATTAAAAGCAGAGCCTTCTATAGATAGTAATTATAAATATAGGGTGAGTTAGCATAGAAAACACGCTGACTACCCTACAAGTTTACAGATTACGACTAATCGAATACTTCGTAGGTGTAGTCAGGACTATCATTAGTTCTGAAAACGCTGAAGCCTTTCATTTCTCTTCCCTTTCCTTGACAACGATTTTGTTTATCTGCATCCCTTATTTGCCATGTAGCCTGATTTTGTACCCAGATCACACATCTACGAACATCACCTGATTCAACTACTCCGTTCAAGGTTTCTGCATAAACCCCAATATCCGAATTACTGACTCTACCAGAAAAAGCTATGCCACACTTACCAGGTTCAAGTTGTAGCCATCCCTGTGACCAAGTTCTAGCATTTGATTGATAACTGATTGCGACATAAGCCCTTGAACCTGCCCGATTACATACAGTAAGCGCTGCATTTGCTGGAGTTGTGAATCCGAAAGATGAGATACAACCAAGTATTCCCGCGCTTACAACCGAAACCAAATTTCTGAGTTTCACTTTTATCTCCTATTTCTGATGAAATTTTCCAATTTCAAGCTCACATTTATCTCTACGAAACTACACCACTCACCTAATCTTGAAAAGCGGAAAAAAGCGGATCGTAAAAAAAATTAAAAATCAGACGGAAAAAAGCTGAAAAATACGGATAAAGTCTGCTAAAATTACCTATGTCGCGTTATATTTATCAATATGCAGATTCAAGAACTGCTACAATATAAATATTATTAGGGAAACTGTCAGAATCAGGATATCCAGGATTTAAGGATTAACAAGATTAAAACTGGGATTTTATTACCAATTATCCATTACCAGTCTCAACCAGATAAGTAGCAACCTGGGTTAGTGTAATTCATATTTGTTAGGATATAAAAAACTATTCATAAAAGTAATCATGATAATTTCAGATGAAGTCCTCAAAGTAAGTGGTTTATCAGAAAAGCAACTTTTACTAGAAATTGTAATTTTGCTATTTCAACAAGAAAAAATCAGCTTAGGTAAAGCTAGTGAAATAATAAGCATGAATCAAATTAAGCTGCAAAAATTACTTGCTGAACGTGGGATATGTGTTCACTATGATGTAGCTGAATTACAGGAAGATATTCTGCATCTACGCGCAAAAGGTTGGTTATGATAGTAGTTAGTGATACATCACCCCTGAGCAATCTAGCTATTGTTGGTTACTTGTCACTTTTACAACAGATTTACAACAGAGTTATTATTCCTCAAGGAGTTGCAGAAGAACTCATAAATGCTAGTGATGAAGAAAATCTCATTGCAGAAGTGCTTTCTTTAGATTGGATTGAAGTTATACCAGCAAAAAATCTGGAACTTATTTCTATATTACGGAATAATCACAATTTGGATCGGGGTGAAGCTGAGGCAATAGCTCTTGTTATAGAATTAGAAGCAGATGAATTATTAATTGATGAACGTCTTGGCAGAAGAGAAGCTACTCGCTTAGGATTGCCTATTACGGGCATCCTTGGTATTCTATTAGTTGCCAAGCAAAGAAAGCTTATTCCTACAGTCCAACCAGTAATAGATGCTTTAATTATTCAAGCAGGTTTTCGGGTGAGTAGTCAACTCTATGCACAGGTTTTAAAAGCAGCAAATGAGTAATATTTAGACCAAGTTATGATATCAATTTATGCAAGCGAAAAGCGGAAAAAAGCGGATCGTAAAAAAAATTAAAAATCAGACGGAAAAAAGCTGAAAAATACGGATAAAGTCTGCTAAAATTACCTATGTCGCGTTACATTTATCAATATGCAGGTTCAGCAACTACTACAACTTGTGGATGACGCTTTTTATCTCAACACAGGACAGCATCTCAACGACTTACAACGTGGCGTTATTGAAGGAACACTAAAATATCAAAAATATGCTGATATTGCTGAAGCTTGTGGTTGTAGTGCCGGTCACGCGAAGGATGTAGGTTATGAACTCTTGCAAATGTTATCTAATATTTTCGATGAACCAGTTGATAAAAGTAATCTTAAATCTGTTCTTGAACGACAGGGAAATGTAAATATTTTTTTAGGTGATAAAAGTATTAATCAAAATATAATTGGTTGTGTGAATATTGGTTCTAAACCTCCTAAAAGAAAGTTAGATAAAAAGAGAGTTAAGAAAATCGAAAAATTAAGGCAGTTAGGTTTAAGTGATCAAGAAATTGTAGAAATATTAGAATTACCTTTAGAGGTCGTTCAAGAGGTGGAAGTTTAAACTTGGAATATTAAATCTACTAACTATCTAGGATCAGAAAATGGTGCGCTACGCTATCACTAACGCACTCTACGAATATTATTTTTGGAAAACTGTTAATAATACAAATCCTAATAAGTCATAATGACCTACACAATTTAAACCAGCATTATTCCCCATTTCTTCTCTTTGTTTTTGGCTATAAAACTTAATTCCTGTGGGAGAATGGGGCGTAATTTGACATGGTGATGAGTTATTAAAAGTAATGTCCACTAAATAGAATTTACCACCAGGAGAAAGTACCCTTGCTACCTCATTTAAAACCTGTTCTGGTTGAGGATAATGCAAAAAGCTGATGGTATTAAAAACCGCATCAAATTGTCCCTCAGCAAAGGGGAGATTTTCAGCATTACCTTCAAGGTAAATTAACCGGGGACGGTGGCGGTTATTTTGTCTTGCTACCCGTAACATTTGGGGAGATAAATCTAAACCTGTTCCTGTGATTTCTGGAAACTGTTTTGCTAATCTATCTAATAATCTACCTGTTCCACAACCTAAATCTAAAATATTTGCATGAGGTGATAATTCAACTTTTGTAAGTAATCTTTTATGGATTGCTTGATAAATAAAAGAAGGAAATGCCCAATCATAACTATTTGCCCAACGATCAAAAAGTTCTTTTTTGTTATTAATCATGTTGTTAATCATGGCTGGTATGTTGTATTTATTTTATTATAACAAGATAGATCCCCGACTTCTTCAAGAAGTCGGGGATCTGGTGATTTTAGTGATTAAAATATAATTTAGGACTTACAACCAATCTCGATAGGCTGAAATTTCGGTTACTCCAATTTCAAAAGGTGATCCTTTTCCAAAAGGAGGATAAACGCGAATTTTGGCATTTTTAGTAAATCTTTCCAGTCTATTTCCCAATTGGGGAATATTGCTGACTATATGCCAATAAGCCACTATATCGGGACAGTCTACAATTAACATCAAAGTAGTATTATTTGTAGTCATGTACCATTGACAATTAGATAGTAATACTTGGGTAATGCGATCGCACGCATAGAAGAAGCATTTACCAATAGATTGTTCCAATTCCAAATGGAGAATTCCATCCTCTTTTGTTACCTTTGTAGGAGGTAAATCATCGGGAGGAAGCAAAGAAAGTTTAGACATAATTCCGCACCTCTTGATTGTAGCGTTGCAAACTTTCTCGATTTTTTTGCAAAGAAAAAGATGAGGGTTTTAACGCTAGTGTGCTGAGATCTAATTCGTCCTGGAATTTCTTGATTTTGTCACGACAACCGTTAACATCACCGATAATAGAATTCTCAATCAAATAGTCTTCATCAAAACAAATATTTGTCCGATCAAATGCTGGTTGTTGAGGACTTTTCTGCATTACTTGAGTTGAGTTAGCTGTCATTTCTTTGCTGAAATGGCGAATAAAAGGCAATGCTTCATTTACCGCTTCATCATGAGTTTTACCCACAAAAAAGAACCGCGCTAACAGGAACTTATCAGCACCACTGGAATTAAATTCCCGATATTTATTGACTGTCTTCTTGAGTCTTTCTAGGGAAAAAGGTGGACCACCCATGATTCCAAAGGAATTTTTAGCAGCAAATTCAATTGCATCATTGTCACCACTAGCAACATATATGGGAATTGGTTTTTGCAATGGTTGGGGATGAATTGTGAGATTTTCGCATTGATAATATTGGCCATTAAATGATACGTTAGTCTCATATAAAAGCTTTTGAATCAATGCTACTGACTCTAACATTCTGCTGCGAGATTCCTGAGTTGTCACCCCAAAATGTTTATTTTGCTGGGGAAAAGGACCACCTTTAGCTACCCCAAAAGCCAGCCTACCACTACAAAGATTGTCCAACGTAGCAATATCTTCAGCCACGCGAATTGGCTGATGAAATGGCAATAATACAGCGGCAGTTCCTAGACGAATTTGCGAAGTCACACCTGCCAAATGTGCCAATAACAGCAAAATTGAAGAACTGAGATTGAACTCATTAAAATGATGTTCTGTTACCCAAGCTTCTTCAAAACCTAAACTTTCAGCCTCTTTTACCAATAAAACTTGCTCAAAAATAGTCCGTCTAGCATCTAGGTGATGATTTTCGTAATTGCAGAAAAGTCCTGTTTTCATTGTTGACCAAATATCAGATTAGGCTGCCATTAATTGCAACTCCAACCATAATCGAGGTTCAGACTGTTTTAACTTCGACATAGGGTCACGTAGCAATCGTTTAGCATTCAAACAAACTACTTGAATTAACCCCATATTTTCGGCTAATTCTCTGAGGATTTCTTTTTTAGCTTGAACATAGGGCATGATGTCTTCTCGACAATAAATTCCTATATATTGAAACCGTTTTGCAGGTCGTCCCCAAAAGCAAGTGATAACTTTCACATGACAGCCTTCTAAGAGTTCTCCCACGGCGGGGTAATAGTCATTTACGACTCTAATAAATTCTTGGGCTAGGATGTCTTCAGTAATCATCTGACTGATTCTTCTGTAGCTTCCATAACTCTATTGATTATAACATATAATTGTTATTTAAACCTGACAAAATTAATAATAAAATACCAGATCCCCGACTTCTTTAAGAAGTCGGGGATCTAAATATCTCAAGTTTTTATCGAGAATTACGTTCTGCTACTAAAACATCAGCAATAATATCTGGTAGACTTTTCAAATCGGTATATCCCTCTGCACCAGAAATTGGGGAAATAAAAGTATAGTTAGGGTCACAAACTCCTGTGTCATAAACCTGCATAAACCATTTATCAGGTAATCCCTCTACACCCAATTCTACAATGTACCAACTCTCACCCATTAATCGAGAATTAATCACTGTAAACCAATCTCTATAATCATCAGCAATATTCCAATCTGCCAAAAGAAATTCTAATGATATTTTTCCAGCATCAGTTGCAGTCAATAGCATCATTACTCCTGAGTGACAACTTGATTAGAAACTTCAGGATATAAACCTAATTCCTTTGCTAATTGTTTAGCAACAAAAAATAGAAATTGCGCTCCATCTTGATTACCTTGATGGGCAAACATTGTGGCTACTTGTAACATTGCTTGCACTAAACCAGAATCAATTAATTCCGGTTGTGCTTCCAAAACTTCTGGTTCTTGACCATTAGGACATTGGAGAAGTTCATCAATTAAATTAAAATACTGTGTTTGGCGTTCGTCTGTCATGATAATTTAGTTTATGGTGAATGATTAACTTGAAAAATTACTGTTCGATGCTTTGTTGCCACATTCTTTCTAAGATGGCAATGTGTTCTTTTAATACAGCAGCACGATAGACAAGATATCTGTCATAAGCAATAATTCCTATACCAGTACAAATCGGTGTGATTAAAAATATCCATTGCAAAATTGTTGCTAATTTGTATTTTTTTGCCGCAATTTTTAATTGATGTAGAAAGTTATTGTTAGATAATTTAACCTTGACTAAAGATGGCTGAGTATTGATAATTTTTTGTTGGGGAACTAATTGAGGAGATGCTATATTTATTTTCGGCAATTCACAGGATAAATTCTGTGTTTTAACGAACTCTCTATGTTGTCCCCAAACTATAGCAAATACTACTACCCCTGGAGAAATTAATGCTAAAGTTACCAAACTTACAGTCAGCACATTTAAAAGTTTGACTTTCATATTTATTCTCCATTGCCAGGTATAGATTACCTAGATAGAAATAAAATTTCTATTAGATTGATTTTTGCACCTTTTTGTTATTCAAAATATGCTGATCAAAATCTCCTCAAAAATAAAATTATGTCCTTTCTGTATGGAGTAATACAGATAGTATTTAGATGAATCTTGAGAGATATAGGAGTTAAGAAGTCCCCCCTGATTCGTCAGACTTTCATCTTAGGAACTTCGGGGGGTAGAGGGGAATCTCTGCGTAAATCCTATATCGTTTATATCAGTTGCTCTTTTAGTCCCAACTTTAAGTGAGTTGAATTAATATTATTAAGATGATTACAACAATACTCACAGCCTGTAATCCTGACTGTGTAAACATTAAAAAAAATATTTGGTGTAGGGGTGCTAGTATTTATTGAGTGGGGTACTAGCATTTTTGAGGGAAGGGACGGGGGATTTTGTACTCAAACTCAAACGAAGATGGGCTATTGGTTTGATATATTTTGAAAGGAAGATTCACAAGTACAAACTGCACTCAAATCACAGCATCTCATGACAAGGCTAGACCTAAGATATCTTGAATAGCTCAGAAACAAAATTAAGATATTCTAAGGAAAGTATTATCTTATTATTTTCAACAATTGGGAAGATTTGCTTATAGCAATAGACAGAGATGATGCTAAAATGGCTATGGCTGATATCAAAACTCAATCAGATAAATACTTAACCAAAATAGATTAATATATAAATTTTAGAGGTTAATAAATGCGAATTGCTAAAGACGTAACAGAACTTATTGGCAAAACTCCATTAATTCAGTTGAATAAAATTCCCCAAGCCGAGGGAGTGGTAGCGAGGATAGTTGTCAAATTAGAAAGCATGAATCCTGCTGCCTCTGTGAAAGACAGAATTGGCGTGAGTATGATTCTTTCCGCTGAAGCTGAAGGTTTAATTTCACCGGACAAAACCATTTTAGTCGAACCCACATCTGGTAACACAGGTATCGCCTTAGCAATGGTAGCAGCCGCCCGTGGCTACAAATTAATTTTAACCATGCCAGAAACCATGAGCCAAGAAAGACGCGCCATGTTGCGGGCTTATGGTG is a window encoding:
- a CDS encoding tautomerase family protein, whose translation is MPFVTVQIGKGHSIEKKRKLVKAVTDALVSALGTKPEWITVHIDEFEREDWAVGGVLHYDKHNGRHEETGR
- a CDS encoding DUF1036 domain-containing protein; this translates as MKLRNLVSVVSAGILGCISSFGFTTPANAALTVCNRAGSRAYVAISYQSNARTWSQGWLQLEPGKCGIAFSGRVSNSDIGVYAETLNGVVESGDVRRCVIWVQNQATWQIRDADKQNRCQGKGREMKGFSVFRTNDSPDYTYEVFD
- the hypB gene encoding hydrogenase nickel incorporation protein HypB → MCVTCGCSDDNQMTITNMENADHHTHTLADGTVITHSHHHEEAPQIHAKIHNTTISLEQEILGKNNLLAAQNRGWFKGRNILALNLMSSPGAGKTTLLTRTINDLKDKLSISVIEGDQETTNDAEKIKQTGCKVVQINTGTGCHLDASMIERGLQELNPPLNSVVMIENVGNLVCPALFDLGEAAKVVILSVTEGEDKPIKYPHIFRNSEVMIITKIDLLPYLQFDVQRCIEYAKQVNPKIQIFQVSATTGEGLESLYNYFLPSL
- the hypF gene encoding carbamoyltransferase HypF — its product is MRIEEIRVCGIVQGVGFRPTVYRLAKVLGLKGDVCNDGEGVLIRVSGSEEEIAEFVNQLYQECPPLARINEVIRSPYLGEFDFNNFVISRSVNSVVKTEISPDAATCPQCQREIFDPFSRYFRYPFTNCTHCGPRLSIIRAIPYDRNNTSMVNFSMCKECEKEYQDVENRRFHAQPVACFECGPRAWLERADGKPVISDMFSMLDDVDAVCTLLQKGEIVAIKGLGGFHLACDATLENAVLKLRNRKQRYHKPLALMARDINIISEYCYINELEKELLTSPAAPIVLLNIKDNSKLASDLAPGQNTLGFMLPYTPLHHLILRRMKVPIVLTSGNISDEPQCIDNEDAKDKLSKIADYFLLHNRDIVNRVDDSIVRVIDNQIQTLRRARGYAPAPIKLPPGFEKIPPILAMGSELKNTFCLLREDEAILSQHLGDLENAAAFNAYQEILNLYLNLFEHKPEIIAIDKHPEYLSSKLGKELATVNNIKLAEIQHHHAHIAACMAENQISLDTKPVLGIAFDGLGYGEDGTLWGGEFLLADYQNFQRLATFKPMPMIGGKQAIYQPWRNTYSQLINAFTWEELKEKYRDLEIIKFLEHKNPRLLNQIIEKGINSPLTSSVGRLFDAVAAAIGICPEQCSYEGQAAIEMEAITDINILNNDKESLNYSFKFKKLDSIYYIDTSPTWREILNDIKQHISSSIIAAGFHKSLVIAIVTMVQQLRQEHQFNQVALTGGVFQNQILLQQVKMRLEKLELNVLTHSIVPINDGGLSLGQAVIAAAKYLKEIT
- a CDS encoding UPF0175 family protein; its protein translation is MIISDEVLKVSGLSEKQLLLEIVILLFQQEKISLGKASEIISMNQIKLQKLLAERGICVHYDVAELQEDILHLRAKGWL
- the hypE gene encoding hydrogenase expression/formation protein HypE — protein: MTINSHQNPLFQKIEQVRRRQGKVRDTHINLSHGSGGKAMRDLIADIFVKSFDNPILSQLEDQATFDLANLSQYGNRLAFTTDSYVVDPLFFPGSDIGELAINGTINDLAVSGAKPLYLTCSVILEEGLPVETLRRVVASMQKAAQKAGVQIVTGDTKVVNRGCADKLFINTAGIGIIPPNIDISPRNIQPGDVVIINGEIGNHGTAILIARGELALETDIESDCQPLHELVAEIIKVCPQIHAMRDATRGGLATVLNEFAHTANLGIRIHEKAIPIREEVNGVCEILGLEPLYLANEGKLVIIAPPEKADLILATMKNHPTGKQASIIGEIIPTPPGIVLLKTAFGAERIIDMLVGDQLPRIC
- the hypD gene encoding hydrogenase formation protein HypD, giving the protein MKYVNEFRNPEKALALQQEITKLSQQIDRHLKIMEVCGGHAHAIFKYGIEEILPDNIELIHGPGCPVCVMPKGRIDDAIALCQLPNIIFTTFGDAMRVPGAKTSLLQAKAQGADIRMVYSPLDSLKIAKENPHKEIIFFGLGFETTAPSTAFTILQAAAENITNFSMFSNHVLVIPALQALLENPDLQLDGFVGPGHVSMVIGTEPYEFVAQKYHKPIVISGFEPLDIFQSIWMLLKQIVENRCQVENQYNRLVEPRGNKNALTAINKVFAVREKFAWRGLGEIPNSGFKIREEYAQFDAEAKFTIPNLKVADHKACQCGEILKGVLKPWQCKVFGTACTPETPIGTCMVSSEGACAAYYKYGRLPTMAKRDKSGVSTEPISV
- a CDS encoding HypC/HybG/HupF family hydrogenase formation chaperone, producing the protein MCLGIPGQITEITNSEHKLAIVNIGGVKRQINIACIVDEQHPPETCIGDWVLVHVGFAMNRINEQEAAETLQLLQEIAQSYP
- the hypA gene encoding hydrogenase maturation nickel metallochaperone HypA, which gives rise to MHELGITQNIIAIVSENAQNKKVQRVLLEIGKLSAIMPDAIKFCFDICAQGTIVEGAILEILEIPGMAKCRQCRTIFPIDKPFGICQCGSVQLDIIAGEELKIKEIEVEELCV